The proteins below come from a single Chitinophaga pinensis DSM 2588 genomic window:
- a CDS encoding SusC/RagA family TonB-linked outer membrane protein — MKLSTILLLVGFMQVSAAVYAQKITLSERNAELKQLFTKIQEQSDYDFVYTRQQLQTAKPVNIHVAGMELSDVLRLIFKDQPLTYIIDDKTIVVKDRDIVFPPEAPDPFDIQGQVLNEKGLPLQSATVRIIGTRQQQLTDIDGKFFFTDVLKQGKFIVSYIGYRTDTIAIRGKTTFIIQLDPQAKAIQEISIVSTGYQELPRERATGSFEVVSKEQLQHSTDINLVRRLEGITNSMDFRNDLRPVNSSNPNAQRSPLANLTIRGKNTLNESVNADLNGNYSGQPLVVIDGIASPYSIDKINPNDVESITILKDAAAASIWGSRAANGVIVVKTKRGAYNRALRVSFNSNVATSGKVDLFYNKTMSVSDLIDAQMLQFINADRSLPSISISSLYGQEPVSPVAEIMDAWKNKGTLTEAAAMAQLDVLRQNDIRRDYTKYFLRNPITQSYSLAVDGGTEHSNYRLSAGYDRGINNTRNSSQDHVALTLNAAFRPLKHLELQGNIAYNVQQNNEQAPDNRITGVSSAPFYPYSRLADDEGRPLELTKMYRPGFVEMFEKTYPTQFLSWRYTPLEDINEGYNKLKAQSLNMNFSANYRIVEGLSLQATYNYNTGRSNDNTLYRQQSFFMRNLINYFTTSLASANPMTGDPVTPFVRQLPLGGQYNTSLTRSSNQTMRGQLNFDRTWKAKHQISAIAGLDVAQNYSIVTSNGFYGYDENTLQSNNRLDYKTMLPIVFSEDFSGYNGEYIPNLDAGFIDNKVRTFSWYTNMAYTFDSRYTLSASFRSDLSSEFGRGTNRKGAPYYSVGGAWNIHHEKFYHSTLFPTLTFRTTFGYNGNVNPSVLARPLVTYSIFDGVNGLPYAYTSFGTGITNSKLRPEKTGILNIGVDFAMKGNRLSGSVQYFIKKTSDLIAGGALDPSTGYTNITYNTGNLLGHGIDISLNSLNIQRGKFRWNTNFLFSYNRVKVTKLYATAASAAGQVVSNSSGSYNEGYDLSRLFGYRWAGLDPATGDPRGYADGHIVTISNTPDGNSAYNSLQTAPISSLRYFGSAVPVWYGSLRNTFNYGPFSATAGILYKMGYYVRRPQSQVLNYSQLYSTNATIQGIEYQDRWKQAGDESHTNVPSAVYTATNQNRDNFYYYSEINVLKGDHIRLQEINLSYLIPAAKSKFIRNPRIYANISNLGIIWRANNKGIDPEVFDYPNPKSYSLGFSANF; from the coding sequence ATGAAATTATCAACCATCCTCTTGCTGGTAGGTTTCATGCAGGTAAGTGCAGCTGTATATGCACAAAAGATCACCTTATCGGAGCGCAATGCCGAGCTGAAACAACTGTTCACAAAAATACAGGAGCAGAGTGACTACGATTTTGTTTATACCCGGCAACAGCTGCAAACGGCAAAGCCGGTCAATATCCATGTCGCCGGCATGGAGCTCAGCGATGTATTACGCCTTATTTTCAAAGATCAGCCTTTAACGTATATTATCGACGATAAGACAATTGTTGTCAAAGACAGGGATATCGTCTTCCCCCCTGAAGCGCCCGATCCTTTTGATATACAGGGACAGGTACTGAATGAAAAAGGATTGCCTTTGCAGTCTGCCACCGTAAGGATAATTGGTACCCGGCAACAGCAGTTGACCGACATTGACGGAAAGTTTTTCTTTACAGATGTACTTAAGCAGGGAAAGTTCATTGTCTCATATATTGGTTACCGGACAGATACCATTGCCATCAGGGGGAAAACAACATTCATTATCCAACTTGATCCACAGGCGAAAGCTATACAGGAGATCAGCATTGTATCAACCGGTTACCAGGAGCTACCCAGAGAACGCGCTACCGGCTCATTCGAAGTCGTATCTAAAGAACAGCTGCAGCATAGTACGGATATCAATCTTGTCAGACGGCTGGAAGGGATCACTAACTCAATGGATTTCAGGAATGATCTACGTCCGGTCAATTCCAGCAACCCCAATGCACAACGCTCTCCACTGGCGAATCTGACCATCAGGGGAAAGAATACATTAAATGAATCTGTCAATGCCGATCTGAATGGCAACTATAGTGGTCAGCCGCTGGTAGTGATAGACGGTATCGCCAGCCCCTATTCCATTGATAAGATCAATCCGAATGATGTAGAAAGCATTACCATTCTCAAAGACGCAGCAGCAGCTTCTATATGGGGATCACGGGCCGCAAACGGGGTAATCGTTGTAAAGACCAAGCGCGGTGCATACAACCGGGCACTCCGGGTATCATTCAACAGCAATGTTGCTACTTCCGGTAAAGTAGATCTGTTCTATAACAAGACCATGTCTGTTTCTGATCTGATAGACGCACAGATGTTACAGTTCATCAATGCCGACAGGTCTTTACCTTCTATCAGTATCAGCAGCCTTTATGGTCAGGAGCCTGTTTCACCGGTTGCGGAGATCATGGATGCCTGGAAAAATAAAGGCACACTCACTGAGGCAGCAGCCATGGCACAACTGGATGTGCTCAGACAAAACGATATCAGAAGAGATTATACAAAATACTTCCTGCGCAACCCTATCACTCAAAGCTATTCACTTGCCGTAGATGGAGGTACCGAACACTCCAACTACCGGCTATCTGCCGGTTATGACAGAGGCATCAACAATACACGCAATTCAAGCCAGGATCATGTGGCACTGACGCTCAACGCTGCTTTCCGTCCGCTGAAACACCTGGAACTACAGGGTAACATCGCTTATAATGTGCAACAGAATAACGAACAGGCTCCAGATAACAGGATCACCGGTGTATCCAGTGCCCCTTTTTATCCATACAGCCGCCTGGCCGACGATGAAGGTCGTCCGCTGGAACTGACGAAGATGTACAGACCTGGTTTCGTAGAGATGTTTGAGAAAACATACCCCACACAGTTCCTGAGCTGGCGCTATACACCCCTTGAAGATATCAATGAGGGGTATAACAAATTAAAAGCACAAAGCCTTAATATGAATTTCAGCGCTAATTACAGGATCGTGGAAGGACTGTCCCTTCAGGCTACCTACAACTACAACACCGGCCGTAGTAATGATAACACCCTGTACAGACAGCAGTCTTTTTTCATGCGCAACCTGATCAATTATTTCACTACTTCGCTCGCCTCTGCTAACCCCATGACGGGCGATCCCGTCACTCCGTTTGTAAGACAGCTGCCATTGGGAGGACAGTACAATACCAGTCTGACCCGGTCCAGCAATCAGACGATGAGAGGACAGCTGAACTTTGACAGGACATGGAAGGCTAAACACCAGATTTCTGCTATTGCCGGTCTGGACGTGGCACAGAACTACAGTATCGTTACCAGCAATGGTTTCTACGGATACGACGAAAATACACTGCAAAGCAATAACCGCCTCGATTATAAGACCATGCTTCCTATTGTCTTCTCTGAAGACTTCAGCGGCTACAATGGCGAATATATTCCCAATCTTGACGCAGGGTTTATCGACAATAAAGTGAGAACTTTCAGCTGGTATACCAATATGGCATATACCTTCGACAGTCGTTATACCTTATCTGCCAGCTTCCGGTCAGATCTTTCCAGTGAATTCGGACGCGGCACAAACCGTAAAGGAGCGCCTTATTACTCTGTTGGCGGCGCATGGAATATCCACCATGAGAAATTCTATCATTCAACACTATTCCCAACACTTACGTTCAGAACGACGTTTGGCTACAACGGTAACGTAAACCCTTCTGTACTGGCCCGCCCGCTTGTTACATATTCTATTTTCGATGGCGTCAACGGCCTGCCATATGCATATACCAGCTTTGGTACCGGTATCACCAACAGTAAACTGCGTCCGGAGAAGACAGGTATTCTGAATATAGGTGTTGATTTCGCGATGAAAGGCAACCGTCTTTCGGGTAGCGTACAATACTTTATCAAGAAAACATCCGATCTGATTGCAGGTGGGGCATTAGATCCGAGTACAGGCTATACAAACATCACTTACAATACAGGCAACTTACTGGGCCATGGTATTGACATATCCCTCAACTCGCTGAATATTCAGCGGGGGAAATTCAGATGGAACACCAATTTCCTCTTCAGCTATAACCGTGTAAAAGTGACAAAACTGTATGCGACGGCAGCAAGTGCCGCCGGCCAGGTAGTATCCAACAGCTCCGGCTCTTACAATGAAGGCTACGATCTTTCCCGCTTATTCGGATACAGATGGGCAGGACTGGACCCGGCAACCGGCGATCCACGTGGATATGCAGATGGGCATATTGTCACTATCTCCAATACTCCTGACGGCAACAGCGCCTATAACAGTTTGCAGACCGCTCCTATTTCTTCATTAAGATATTTCGGTTCAGCAGTACCGGTATGGTATGGTTCCCTGCGTAATACCTTTAATTATGGCCCCTTCTCTGCAACGGCAGGCATCCTGTACAAAATGGGTTATTATGTAAGAAGACCTCAATCGCAGGTATTAAACTACAGTCAGCTGTATAGTACCAACGCCACAATACAGGGTATAGAGTACCAGGACAGGTGGAAACAAGCCGGAGATGAATCACATACGAATGTGCCATCTGCTGTTTATACCGCCACTAATCAGAACCGCGATAACTTCTATTATTACTCGGAGATAAATGTCCTGAAGGGCGATCATATCCGCTTACAGGAGATTAATCTCTCCTACCTGATACCCGCTGCCAAAAGCAAGTTTATCAGGAATCCAAGGATATATGCCAACATCAGTAATCTGGGGATTATCTGGCGGGCCAATAACAAAGGGATCGATCCGGAAGTATTCGACTATCCCAATCCAAAGTCCTACAGCCTTGGCTTTTCTGCAAACTTTTAA
- a CDS encoding ABC transporter ATP-binding protein — protein sequence MGQYIVRTAHLYHRYNRQWAIQDINISIGHTGVLGLLGSNGAGKSTTMNILCGVLNQTTGKVYIDDTDLQEYPEKAKRLLGFLPQHAPLHLDLTVDEYLTYCAHIRDIPAKAVKSAVAAVKDKCGVTAFGKRLLSNLSGGYRQRVGIAQAIIHKPKLVVLDEPTNGLDPIQIKEVRHLIREIAEERAVIFSSHILSEVQATCNEIRMIEGGQIVFSDTMEAFNNYILPNSMIVAMDNPPAMEELAIIPGVNKVELLHDQRIRIHFSGSSTISQQIVHMSVAHDWQLNEVTPEKSSLDEIFAQLSNRNFK from the coding sequence TTGGGACAATACATCGTAAGAACAGCTCATTTATATCACAGATATAACAGGCAATGGGCTATACAGGATATTAATATTTCTATCGGTCATACCGGCGTACTGGGACTGTTAGGTTCAAATGGTGCGGGAAAATCCACCACCATGAACATCTTATGCGGCGTACTGAACCAGACAACGGGGAAAGTCTATATAGATGATACCGATCTGCAGGAGTACCCGGAAAAGGCTAAAAGATTGCTGGGGTTCCTCCCTCAACACGCACCACTACATCTGGACCTGACAGTGGACGAATACCTTACCTATTGCGCACATATCAGGGATATTCCTGCAAAAGCAGTTAAATCGGCCGTGGCAGCTGTAAAAGATAAATGCGGCGTCACAGCTTTCGGTAAACGTCTGCTGAGTAATCTTTCCGGTGGTTACCGGCAGCGGGTAGGCATCGCTCAGGCCATCATTCACAAGCCCAAACTTGTTGTACTCGATGAACCTACCAACGGACTTGATCCTATTCAGATCAAGGAAGTACGTCATCTGATAAGAGAGATTGCAGAAGAACGGGCAGTCATTTTCTCCTCTCATATTCTGTCTGAAGTGCAGGCTACCTGTAATGAAATCCGCATGATAGAAGGCGGGCAGATCGTATTTTCCGATACTATGGAGGCATTTAATAATTACATTCTACCTAACTCCATGATCGTTGCGATGGACAATCCCCCTGCAATGGAAGAACTGGCCATCATACCAGGCGTCAATAAGGTGGAACTACTGCACGACCAGCGGATCCGTATACATTTCAGCGGTTCCTCCACTATCTCTCAGCAGATCGTACATATGAGTGTCGCACACGACTGGCAGCTCAATGAAGTAACACCCGAAAAAAGCTCACTGGACGAAATATTTGCTCAGCTCTCTAACCGGAATTTTAAATGA
- a CDS encoding FecR family protein, with protein sequence MDEQAIKALLEKYKAGAASEEELALLESWYSDYEEEGPSTLSMEKRLAAVDEVWQKLGGQPARTRRLWPRIAVAAAAVLVILFVSLYYTGRQQPKIVHQDIVPGSNKAILTLTNGKTIDLSSQKTGVVINTTALAYDDGTPIAGDNDTRSPQLMVLHTPRGGTYQIVLPDGTKVWLNAASTLKFPASFANQQERKIALTGEAYFEVAPAARQPFLVDAGTQQIQVLGTHFNINAYEEEETPRTTLLEGSIRVGQILLKPGEQAAGALKITAVNVDEIMGWKNGYFVFENEQLPSVMRKIARWYDVDVRFNGEIPTDEFGGRVSRSSNLSQVLRKLELTNKVHFNINGRTITVTK encoded by the coding sequence ATGGATGAACAGGCAATAAAAGCACTCCTGGAGAAATACAAAGCAGGAGCCGCATCCGAAGAAGAACTGGCCCTGCTGGAAAGCTGGTATTCAGACTATGAGGAAGAAGGACCGTCAACACTCTCTATGGAGAAACGTTTGGCTGCTGTAGACGAAGTATGGCAAAAGCTAGGCGGACAGCCTGCCCGCACCCGCAGGTTATGGCCCCGGATAGCAGTAGCGGCTGCCGCTGTATTGGTCATACTTTTTGTGAGTCTATATTATACGGGCCGTCAACAACCTAAAATAGTACATCAGGATATTGTGCCGGGATCCAACAAAGCTATATTGACCCTCACAAATGGTAAGACGATCGATCTGAGCAGTCAGAAGACAGGGGTTGTGATCAATACAACTGCATTGGCTTATGACGATGGGACGCCTATAGCCGGTGATAATGATACCCGCTCCCCACAGCTGATGGTATTGCATACGCCGAGAGGGGGTACTTATCAAATCGTTTTACCTGACGGAACAAAGGTATGGCTGAATGCAGCCTCTACCTTGAAGTTCCCTGCCAGCTTCGCTAATCAGCAGGAAAGAAAGATCGCGCTGACCGGAGAAGCCTATTTTGAAGTGGCTCCTGCAGCCAGACAACCATTCCTGGTAGATGCAGGCACTCAACAGATACAGGTATTAGGTACACATTTTAATATCAATGCCTACGAAGAAGAAGAGACGCCCAGAACGACGCTACTGGAAGGTAGTATCCGAGTAGGACAGATATTACTAAAACCGGGGGAACAGGCTGCAGGCGCCTTGAAAATAACAGCTGTCAATGTGGATGAAATCATGGGCTGGAAAAACGGATACTTTGTTTTTGAGAACGAACAACTGCCTTCCGTTATGCGCAAAATTGCCAGATGGTATGATGTGGATGTCCGGTTTAACGGAGAGATCCCTACAGATGAATTCGGGGGAAGAGTCAGCCGGTCCAGTAATTTGTCACAGGTATTGAGAAAGCTTGAGCTAACTAATAAAGTTCATTTTAACATAAACGGGAGGACAATTACAGTAACAAAGTAA
- a CDS encoding Gldg family protein has translation MKKILKIAKLELSILFYAPVAWLVLVIFMVQCSMHFFNLYQGIREGLSAGININNITYAVFPDQPGLFTEVLQHLYLYIPLLTMGLMSRETSSGSIKLLLSSPVKIREIILGKYLAIAVYSLLLMLILCIYAVIAVLTIKDADTGLIISGLTGLFLLTATYAAIGLFMSSLTSYQVVAAISTLAVFAGLRFIGSVGQETDFLRDLTYFLSISGRADEMLKGLISTKDVIYFLLIILLFLSLCIMRLQNDRKHDSLPVQSGKYLALCAVILFAGYLSARPSLTAYLDMTATKKRTLTLESQAIVKQVQGPLKITTYVNLLDDNVYFGLPAARNTDLQRFEQFRRFIPGMTFDYVYYYDDPVKEDYEAGMTSYQLDLNGLNTQQKAEKVAENMGLDMGMFLPPAEIRKRTNLAPENNNIIRTVEYKGRTSILRLYNGFDQFPSEREISTAIKQLLIPAQKVVFVSGDNERSIKKKGDRNYHMMATMKRNRIALVNQGFDVMETDLHTQEIPDSLSVLVIGDPAIQPDSTEMRKLTAYINQGGNLLITGEPGRQSLLNPLLAQLDISMKEGILVRPSKDDAPDLIYGQLDARTAVAMESAAAITYTDRGRFKTDTVVMSGPTGWNTLTNVDPSGTLIYQAGDEKGRFPIVLALTRTINNKEQRIMVSGDADFMSNAALDHPKGANQLLVNNIFQWFSNGAFPLEIGRPVMTDDQLSVNRKQISKLKLVFLGIIPALLIAIAAIILIRRKRN, from the coding sequence ATGAAGAAGATATTAAAAATAGCAAAACTGGAGTTGAGTATCCTCTTTTATGCGCCTGTAGCCTGGCTGGTACTCGTTATTTTCATGGTACAGTGCAGTATGCACTTTTTCAATCTGTACCAGGGCATACGGGAAGGTCTATCCGCCGGTATCAATATCAATAATATTACCTACGCCGTTTTTCCGGATCAACCCGGATTATTCACAGAAGTACTGCAGCACCTTTATCTCTATATTCCGCTGCTCACCATGGGCCTCATGAGCCGTGAAACCAGCAGTGGCTCTATAAAACTATTACTCTCCTCTCCGGTGAAAATACGGGAGATCATACTGGGAAAATATCTGGCTATCGCCGTTTACAGTCTGCTACTGATGCTCATTCTTTGCATCTATGCTGTCATCGCTGTGCTGACTATCAAAGATGCAGACACCGGCCTGATTATCTCCGGATTAACCGGATTATTTCTGCTGACGGCCACCTATGCGGCGATCGGACTTTTTATGTCCAGTCTGACGTCTTATCAGGTGGTAGCTGCTATCAGCACCCTGGCTGTATTTGCCGGACTCAGATTTATCGGATCTGTGGGTCAGGAAACTGACTTTCTCCGCGACCTCACCTATTTCCTCTCTATCTCAGGACGAGCCGACGAGATGCTGAAAGGACTAATCAGTACAAAAGATGTCATTTATTTTCTGCTGATCATCCTTTTATTCCTGTCCCTCTGTATCATGCGCCTGCAAAATGACAGGAAACATGATTCTCTGCCAGTACAATCAGGTAAATATCTAGCCCTGTGCGCAGTCATACTTTTCGCTGGCTATCTCAGTGCAAGACCTTCTCTTACCGCATACCTCGATATGACAGCTACCAAAAAACGTACGCTTACGCTGGAAAGCCAGGCCATCGTCAAACAGGTACAGGGGCCACTGAAAATAACGACCTACGTAAATCTTCTGGATGATAACGTATATTTCGGATTACCGGCAGCCAGGAACACTGACCTCCAGCGATTTGAACAATTCAGGAGATTTATTCCCGGCATGACATTCGACTATGTGTATTACTATGATGATCCGGTAAAAGAAGATTATGAAGCAGGAATGACCAGCTATCAGCTCGATCTGAATGGCTTGAATACACAGCAGAAAGCAGAGAAAGTGGCAGAAAATATGGGATTGGATATGGGGATGTTCCTGCCTCCTGCTGAGATCCGGAAACGAACCAACCTGGCGCCAGAGAACAATAACATTATACGAACCGTTGAATATAAAGGCCGGACAAGCATACTCAGACTATACAATGGATTCGACCAGTTTCCCTCTGAAAGGGAAATCAGCACGGCCATCAAACAACTACTGATACCCGCACAAAAAGTAGTATTTGTAAGCGGAGACAATGAAAGAAGCATCAAGAAAAAGGGGGATAGGAATTATCATATGATGGCTACGATGAAACGGAACAGAATTGCACTGGTCAACCAGGGATTTGATGTCATGGAAACAGATCTTCACACACAGGAAATACCTGACAGTCTGAGCGTACTGGTCATAGGAGATCCTGCCATCCAACCGGATAGTACTGAAATGCGTAAGCTCACTGCTTATATTAACCAGGGCGGGAATCTGCTGATCACCGGTGAACCAGGCAGACAATCACTACTGAATCCGCTACTGGCACAATTGGATATCAGTATGAAAGAAGGTATACTGGTGAGACCGAGCAAAGATGACGCTCCGGACCTGATCTATGGTCAGCTGGATGCACGAACAGCTGTTGCCATGGAAAGCGCTGCCGCCATTACGTATACTGACCGCGGCAGGTTTAAAACGGATACGGTTGTCATGAGTGGCCCAACCGGATGGAATACACTTACAAACGTAGACCCGTCTGGCACACTGATCTATCAGGCCGGCGATGAGAAGGGGCGCTTCCCTATCGTATTGGCGCTGACGAGAACAATAAATAATAAAGAACAGCGAATTATGGTATCGGGCGATGCTGATTTCATGAGCAATGCAGCACTGGATCATCCTAAAGGAGCGAACCAGCTGCTTGTGAATAATATCTTTCAATGGTTCAGTAACGGCGCATTTCCACTTGAAATAGGCAGACCTGTTATGACAGATGATCAGCTTTCGGTGAACAGAAAACAGATCTCCAAACTGAAACTGGTCTTCCTCGGTATCATACCTGCCCTGCTGATCGCAATCGCCGCCATTATTCTCATCAGAAGAAAAAGAAACTGA